From a single Paenibacillus sp. FSL W8-0426 genomic region:
- a CDS encoding cation diffusion facilitator family transporter codes for MSAQQHDHQHDHGHHHHGANANKKVLLFSFIIITGYMIVEAIGGFMTNSLALISDAGHMLSDAIALGVALLAFTFGAKAVNMGKTFGYRRFEILAAALNGITLIAISLYIFYEAIERFLHPPEVATLGMLIISVIGLLVNILVAWIMMRGSDTDHNLNMRGAYLHVISDMLGSIGAIAAALLMMFFGWGWADPLASVIVAALVLRSGFYVTKSALNVLMEGTPANVDVGDLVETIQQVDGVKGVHDVHVWSITSNLNALTAHVVVDGTLSIYEAEVLVQKIEHMLEHKEIKHVTLQVESEKHLHDTSVLCTVKADAPDAHAHHHH; via the coding sequence ATGTCTGCACAGCAACACGATCATCAGCATGACCATGGGCATCACCACCATGGAGCGAACGCCAACAAAAAAGTGCTTTTATTCTCTTTCATCATCATTACGGGTTATATGATCGTCGAGGCCATCGGCGGTTTTATGACCAACAGCCTGGCCCTGATCTCCGATGCGGGTCACATGCTGTCCGATGCCATTGCGCTTGGCGTGGCGCTGCTCGCATTCACGTTTGGCGCAAAAGCCGTCAATATGGGCAAAACGTTCGGCTATCGCCGCTTTGAAATACTGGCCGCCGCTCTGAACGGGATTACGCTTATCGCCATTTCCTTGTACATTTTCTATGAAGCCATCGAGCGCTTCCTCCATCCGCCCGAAGTCGCCACGCTCGGCATGTTGATCATCAGCGTCATCGGCCTGCTCGTCAACATTCTTGTCGCGTGGATCATGATGCGCGGAAGCGATACGGACCATAACCTGAACATGCGCGGTGCCTACCTGCACGTCATCAGCGACATGCTGGGCTCCATCGGCGCCATCGCTGCCGCCCTGCTCATGATGTTCTTCGGCTGGGGATGGGCCGATCCGCTCGCCAGCGTCATTGTGGCTGCACTGGTGCTGCGCAGCGGATTTTACGTCACCAAGTCGGCGCTGAATGTGCTGATGGAAGGAACGCCTGCCAACGTGGACGTGGGCGATCTGGTAGAGACGATCCAACAAGTCGACGGCGTAAAAGGCGTGCATGACGTACACGTTTGGTCCATCACGAGCAACCTGAATGCACTGACCGCCCATGTGGTGGTAGACGGAACGCTGAGCATTTACGAAGCCGAGGTGCTGGTGCAGAAGATCGAACATATGCTGGAGCATAAAGAAATCAAACACGTCACCCTGCAAGTGGAGTCCGAGAAACATCTGCATGACACCTCCGTGTTATGCACCGTCAAAGCCGATGCGCCGGATGCGCATGCGCATCATCATCACTGA
- a CDS encoding GntR family transcriptional regulator, which produces MKVIISNASTDPIYVQIISQIRQSILSGELAPGDSLPSIRQLAKDLQVSVITTKRAYEELEKEQLIDSVLGKGSFVSGANTDFIREQRMKRLEAKMLDVIRESKELSMSRQEVIEHFQLLFEEERTE; this is translated from the coding sequence ATAAAAGTCATCATATCGAACGCGTCGACCGATCCCATCTACGTTCAGATCATCAGCCAGATTCGGCAGAGCATCCTGAGCGGCGAATTGGCCCCGGGGGACAGCCTGCCTTCCATTCGGCAGTTGGCCAAGGATTTGCAGGTCAGCGTTATCACGACAAAGCGGGCCTACGAGGAATTGGAAAAGGAGCAGCTGATCGACTCGGTTCTGGGCAAGGGGTCCTTTGTGTCGGGAGCCAATACGGATTTTATCCGGGAACAGCGCATGAAACGGCTGGAAGCCAAAATGCTGGACGTCATCCGCGAGAGCAAGGAATTAAGCATGAGCAGACAGGAAGTTATTGAGCACTTCCAATTACTGTTTGAGGAGGAACGCACAGAATGA
- a CDS encoding ABC-2 transporter permease, which produces MLNLLRKDFIALKSSQWTVLLYLVIFSVAFIPSMELSFYYVGIYTAFGSVMLATMIDIKNHNHNFLVTLPISRKQIVRAKYMMSILYSLFGILASFVIHAAVARFAPEYSLNKPDYTVLGVLVPLGILLVLISIYMPLFYSLSKKGAGVINVVFLVAMILLAQPAAYLLNLANERNLVGFPLLLVIAISILALFIASFYVTVYLFKRKDL; this is translated from the coding sequence ATGCTTAACCTGCTTCGCAAAGATTTTATCGCGCTCAAGAGCTCGCAATGGACGGTGCTTCTATATTTGGTTATTTTCAGCGTGGCATTCATTCCGAGCATGGAGTTATCCTTCTATTATGTCGGCATCTATACCGCGTTTGGTTCCGTCATGCTGGCGACGATGATCGATATCAAAAACCACAACCACAATTTTCTCGTCACGCTGCCGATTAGCCGCAAGCAGATCGTGCGGGCGAAATATATGATGTCGATCCTGTACTCGCTATTCGGCATACTGGCCTCCTTTGTCATCCATGCCGCCGTGGCGCGGTTTGCGCCGGAGTACAGCTTGAACAAGCCCGACTATACGGTGCTGGGTGTTCTGGTTCCGCTGGGCATACTGCTGGTGCTGATTTCGATCTACATGCCTTTGTTTTATTCTTTGAGCAAAAAGGGGGCAGGCGTCATTAACGTGGTGTTTTTGGTTGCCATGATTTTGCTGGCTCAGCCGGCGGCGTACTTGCTCAATTTGGCGAATGAACGCAATCTGGTCGGTTTTCCGTTACTGCTTGTCATTGCGATTAGCATTCTGGCACTGTTCATCGCTTCCTTTTATGTGACAGTGTATTTGTTCAAAAGAAAAGATTTGTAG
- a CDS encoding GNAT family N-acetyltransferase, whose amino-acid sequence MYIHRNLENIDLETICTFPQNEEELYYISPRFTYPLTPDQILNLLQDRHEPTVVLNKHTNEVVAYANIYGNDPVERTCWLGNVIVSPGYRGTGAAPFLIGVMLDKAKNSMGSQTLRLACHSTNSRGLAFYAKQGFKPFGVRITKTEEKSMITIHMVKGLI is encoded by the coding sequence ATGTACATTCACAGAAATCTTGAAAATATCGATTTGGAAACGATCTGTACTTTTCCGCAGAACGAGGAAGAACTTTACTATATCAGTCCCCGATTTACATACCCGCTAACGCCGGATCAAATTCTGAATCTCTTGCAGGATCGCCACGAGCCGACGGTTGTTCTGAATAAACATACGAATGAAGTTGTGGCCTATGCAAACATATACGGAAACGACCCTGTCGAAAGGACGTGTTGGCTTGGCAATGTGATCGTCTCACCCGGGTATCGGGGCACAGGGGCGGCGCCATTTTTGATTGGCGTCATGCTGGACAAAGCGAAAAACAGCATGGGCAGCCAAACGCTCCGTTTGGCCTGCCATAGTACCAATTCACGAGGCTTGGCTTTTTACGCCAAGCAGGGTTTCAAACCTTTTGGTGTTCGTATAACAAAGACGGAAGAGAAGTCGATGATCACTATACACATGGTTAAGGGGTTGATTTAG
- a CDS encoding NUDIX domain-containing protein has translation MGMSDYYKNLREQVGNQLIFMPGVAGVIRNEHGEMLFGRKHHEEKWGLIAGAIELGETPAEAMIREALEETGLTIHPERIIGVYGGETYRFTYANGHQVEYITIVFECTISEGELQRENEEMKQLQFFPEDRIPPIAMNYPSSIFSSSHRERADFDL, from the coding sequence ATGGGCATGTCGGATTATTATAAAAACTTGAGAGAACAGGTCGGCAACCAGCTGATTTTTATGCCAGGCGTGGCCGGAGTGATCCGTAATGAACATGGTGAAATGTTGTTTGGCAGAAAGCATCATGAAGAGAAGTGGGGCTTGATCGCGGGAGCGATCGAGCTGGGAGAAACGCCGGCAGAAGCCATGATTCGGGAAGCACTCGAAGAAACAGGTTTAACGATTCATCCGGAACGGATCATTGGCGTATATGGCGGAGAAACCTACCGATTTACGTATGCGAACGGGCACCAGGTTGAATATATCACGATTGTTTTTGAGTGCACGATTAGCGAGGGTGAGCTGCAGCGGGAAAACGAAGAGATGAAGCAGCTTCAATTTTTTCCGGAAGATCGCATTCCGCCAATAGCCATGAATTATCCTAGTTCTATTTTTAGCTCCAGCCATCGAGAGAGGGCGGATTTCGATTTATAG
- a CDS encoding ATP-grasp domain-containing protein, whose protein sequence is MRAYIQTNAKGDFYNVNAFIANEGFTALGWETVKYHNIAGIQERHPEHVVVGGIGNVRKRLEQLGLAGNREEIDYPASLAGYLGRKVWVTTMRELFKDQEHWNVFVKPKDVTKKFAGTVVKEYKDFIGLMDDQEDAAVWCSEVVDFVTEWRCFIRYGEILDIRRYKGAWDSKLDLNVIRNAVNDFKDAPAAYGMDFGIDKEGHMKLVEINDGHSLGTYGIGALDYAKFLSARWAELTGTTDELRSL, encoded by the coding sequence ATGAGAGCGTACATACAGACGAATGCAAAGGGTGACTTCTATAACGTCAATGCCTTTATCGCCAATGAAGGATTCACCGCACTGGGCTGGGAAACGGTCAAGTACCATAATATTGCCGGTATTCAGGAGAGGCATCCGGAACATGTCGTCGTGGGCGGCATCGGCAATGTAAGAAAACGACTGGAACAATTGGGGCTGGCCGGCAACCGCGAGGAAATCGATTATCCAGCCTCTTTGGCCGGCTATTTGGGCCGGAAGGTGTGGGTTACGACGATGCGGGAGCTGTTCAAGGATCAGGAGCACTGGAATGTATTCGTCAAACCGAAGGATGTCACCAAAAAGTTTGCCGGAACCGTCGTGAAGGAATACAAAGATTTTATCGGACTCATGGATGATCAGGAAGATGCCGCAGTCTGGTGTTCCGAAGTGGTGGACTTCGTGACGGAATGGCGTTGTTTTATTCGATACGGAGAGATTCTGGATATCCGCCGATATAAAGGGGCGTGGGACTCCAAGCTGGACCTCAACGTCATACGAAACGCGGTCAACGATTTTAAGGATGCTCCGGCGGCTTATGGCATGGACTTTGGCATCGACAAGGAAGGCCATATGAAGCTGGTGGAGATCAACGATGGTCATTCGCTGGGGACATACGGCATCGGGGCTTTGGATTATGCCAAATTCCTATCGGCCAGATGGGCGGAACTTACAGGCACGACGGACGAACTGCGAAGCCTTTAA
- a CDS encoding HAMP domain-containing sensor histidine kinase — MRTLYFRVFLITMAVIFAGAMLGFLLSNIYYHAKLKPFNDEKLVGIAEQMKRFVERVPEDMDAYLHNAAALGYEIYLTNGEGDERYYGREFREKDLDVRAIEQVLGGQTYHGVAEFPGQPFISGFFDNTLSNTVGVPLHIGQGSYAMFMRPDVILQFGELRIFFALIGLLAVAICVLLFLFSTRYLVQPIERMSEATKRIAQGNYNLKLPTTRRDEIGQLARHFMTMSGELERVDQARQQFVSNVSHEIQSPLTSIQGFAQLLAKRELPVDEREHYASVIEEESRHLSRLSKQLLLLSSLEQSNEAIGKERISLRGHIRQAVQVLQWQLEEKELSLRMSVPETIQLYGDDVLLMQVWMNLLGNAVNHLPSGRSIHIQAEQRDDVVVVHIHDTGDGIPAEHLPFLFDRFYRVDRARERSSGSTGLGLAIVQKIVRLHDGTVEVSSSPEGTVFTVTLPGQKQHGSD, encoded by the coding sequence GTGAGAACGCTGTACTTTCGCGTGTTTCTCATCACGATGGCGGTGATTTTCGCCGGGGCCATGCTTGGTTTTCTTCTATCCAACATATATTACCACGCCAAGCTGAAGCCTTTTAATGACGAGAAGCTGGTGGGCATCGCAGAGCAGATGAAACGGTTTGTCGAGCGGGTTCCCGAGGATATGGATGCGTATTTGCACAATGCGGCTGCACTCGGATACGAGATTTATCTAACGAACGGAGAAGGCGACGAACGGTACTATGGGCGCGAGTTCCGCGAGAAGGATCTGGACGTGCGCGCCATCGAACAGGTGCTGGGCGGACAGACGTACCATGGCGTGGCGGAATTTCCGGGCCAGCCGTTCATTTCCGGTTTCTTTGACAATACGCTCAGCAATACGGTCGGCGTGCCGCTGCACATCGGGCAGGGCAGCTACGCCATGTTCATGCGTCCCGACGTCATACTGCAGTTCGGCGAGCTGCGGATTTTTTTCGCTCTGATCGGGCTGCTCGCGGTAGCGATCTGCGTCCTGCTGTTCCTGTTCAGCACCCGGTATCTGGTTCAGCCGATCGAACGAATGTCGGAAGCGACGAAACGAATCGCGCAGGGAAACTACAATTTGAAGCTGCCTACCACGCGCAGGGATGAAATCGGGCAGCTGGCGCGGCATTTCATGACGATGAGCGGGGAGCTCGAACGGGTGGACCAGGCGCGGCAGCAGTTCGTATCCAACGTTTCGCACGAGATCCAGTCGCCGCTGACCTCCATTCAGGGGTTTGCCCAACTGCTGGCGAAGCGGGAGCTGCCTGTGGACGAACGGGAGCATTATGCCTCGGTCATTGAAGAGGAGAGCCGGCACCTGTCCCGGCTTAGCAAACAATTGCTGCTGCTGTCCTCGCTGGAGCAAAGCAATGAAGCGATAGGCAAGGAACGAATCTCGCTGCGCGGCCATATTCGACAGGCCGTGCAAGTGCTGCAGTGGCAGTTGGAGGAAAAGGAGCTGTCACTCCGCATGTCCGTACCGGAAACGATCCAATTATACGGTGATGACGTGCTGCTGATGCAAGTGTGGATGAATCTGCTTGGCAATGCGGTGAACCATCTTCCATCCGGCAGAAGCATTCACATCCAGGCTGAACAGCGCGATGATGTTGTCGTCGTGCACATTCATGATACGGGCGATGGCATTCCTGCCGAGCACCTGCCGTTTCTGTTCGATCGGTTCTACAGGGTGGACCGGGCGCGGGAACGTTCATCCGGAAGCACGGGCCTCGGGCTGGCGATCGTGCAGAAGATCGTGCGGCTGCATGACGGTACGGTGGAGGTGTCCAGTTCGCCGGAAGGAACGGTGTTTACGGTCACGCTCCCGGGCCAGAAACAACATGGATCAGACTGA
- a CDS encoding aminoglycoside phosphotransferase family protein: MPEREEMLSGGNVNHVVRIGGTVRRSVQSNSYVHELLQHLEKVGYPNTPRFRGMDEKEREILTYLEGVVPGNDYPEIDGTMWSDEVLVSLATLLRSYHDATVGFKSSVDSLQAYPDPSLHEVVCHNDAALYNVVFDGEHPVGLIDFDMAGPGPRIWDIVYMLYTSVPLSGISPGGEDRVVVEYDPKVHAAERRRRIGLFLDTYGISVPGSLKAWVISRIQHMCTTLSERAAAGEAAFVKMVEGGHLDHYLKEVEFLKQHFDEWWQEDRM; encoded by the coding sequence ATGCCGGAGCGTGAAGAGATGCTTTCTGGAGGAAACGTGAATCACGTCGTCCGAATTGGAGGAACAGTGCGCCGCAGCGTCCAATCCAATTCGTATGTACATGAACTGCTGCAGCATCTTGAAAAGGTGGGTTATCCGAATACGCCCAGGTTTAGGGGGATGGATGAGAAGGAGCGAGAAATTCTGACGTATCTGGAGGGCGTAGTTCCGGGAAACGATTATCCCGAAATAGACGGAACGATGTGGTCGGATGAAGTATTGGTTTCGCTTGCAACCCTTCTTAGAAGCTACCATGATGCAACCGTCGGCTTCAAGTCTTCGGTGGACTCCCTACAGGCTTACCCTGATCCTTCCTTGCATGAGGTGGTTTGCCATAACGATGCGGCCTTGTATAACGTCGTTTTTGACGGAGAACATCCCGTTGGTCTGATTGACTTCGATATGGCAGGTCCGGGGCCTCGCATTTGGGACATCGTGTATATGTTGTATACATCGGTTCCTTTATCGGGTATTTCACCAGGAGGTGAGGATCGCGTTGTCGTGGAGTATGACCCAAAGGTTCATGCTGCCGAACGGAGAAGACGCATCGGACTTTTTTTAGATACTTACGGTATTTCGGTGCCCGGCAGTCTTAAAGCATGGGTAATCTCCCGAATTCAGCACATGTGTACAACGTTGTCCGAGCGCGCAGCTGCTGGAGAGGCCGCATTCGTCAAAATGGTGGAAGGAGGCCATCTTGATCATTATCTGAAAGAGGTAGAGTTTCTGAAACAGCATTTTGATGAATGGTGGCAGGAAGACCGGATGTGA
- a CDS encoding ABC transporter permease: MYLAIREIRFAKGRYALIGAIMVLISFLVLFVTGLAQGLAYDNAASIKNMAATHFVFEQDSNHRFTRSQVNQEQVDQAGSLAGQGNAESLGVKMTTVSPSGETTKVDVALFTVHPKGWLAPTVTEGTPMAELQRGQVIVDRKLEESGVKIGTVLVDQASDKEWTVSGFVNDESFSHAPVVYLTDEDWRELRGPARNAEGAASAQSPVYNAIAVKGADMDAERLAAAVPGTEVIMKSEAISAIPGYKEEQGSLLMMIAFLYVISAFVLAVFFYVITIQKTSQFGILKAIGTRNGYLAGSVTLQILLLSVGSLAISVLLVRLFESVLPASMPFQLGASTLTLTCVLFLAMSLAGSLFSVWKVTRIDALDAIGRTAA; the protein is encoded by the coding sequence GTGTATTTGGCTATTCGTGAAATAAGGTTTGCAAAAGGACGTTATGCGCTGATCGGGGCGATCATGGTGCTGATTTCGTTTCTGGTGCTGTTCGTTACGGGACTAGCTCAAGGGCTCGCCTACGACAATGCGGCATCGATCAAAAATATGGCAGCAACCCACTTTGTGTTTGAGCAGGATTCGAATCATCGCTTTACACGCTCCCAGGTGAATCAGGAGCAGGTCGATCAAGCGGGCTCCTTGGCGGGACAAGGCAATGCCGAATCGCTGGGCGTGAAAATGACGACGGTCAGCCCGTCAGGGGAAACGACGAAGGTTGACGTGGCGCTATTTACGGTTCACCCGAAGGGCTGGCTGGCTCCGACAGTAACGGAGGGGACTCCCATGGCTGAATTGCAGCGGGGGCAGGTCATTGTGGACCGGAAGCTGGAAGAGTCCGGCGTGAAGATCGGCACGGTGCTGGTCGATCAGGCCTCGGACAAGGAGTGGACGGTGAGCGGGTTTGTAAACGACGAATCGTTCAGCCATGCGCCGGTGGTTTATTTGACCGACGAAGATTGGCGGGAACTTCGGGGGCCGGCGCGGAATGCTGAAGGAGCGGCATCTGCGCAATCTCCCGTATACAACGCGATTGCCGTCAAGGGTGCAGACATGGATGCCGAACGTCTGGCGGCTGCCGTACCCGGCACCGAAGTAATCATGAAATCCGAAGCGATTTCGGCCATCCCCGGTTACAAAGAGGAGCAAGGTTCTCTCCTGATGATGATTGCATTTTTGTACGTGATTTCGGCCTTTGTACTCGCCGTTTTCTTCTACGTCATCACGATCCAAAAAACGAGCCAATTCGGCATTCTGAAAGCCATCGGGACCCGGAACGGGTATCTTGCCGGAAGCGTTACGCTCCAGATATTGCTGCTTTCCGTCGGCAGTTTGGCGATCAGCGTGTTGTTGGTCCGATTGTTCGAATCGGTTTTGCCAGCTTCGATGCCATTCCAGCTCGGCGCTTCCACGCTAACTCTGACTTGCGTGCTGTTCTTGGCCATGTCGCTGGCGGGATCGCTGTTTTCGGTATGGAAGGTCACCAGAATTGACGCATTGGATGCGATTGGGAGGACGGCAGCATGA
- a CDS encoding response regulator transcription factor, with protein sequence MKQLLVADDDANIRALLRHVMTREGYKVHEAKDGLEAVKLLQKETIDLAILDIMMPGMDGLELCDFIRQNYDLPIMLLTAKDQLADKREGYLKGTDEYVTKPFEPEELVYRVQALFRRYNRTFSDLIRMNRIVIDRKNVEVSDGQSLLFLPMKEFELLSQLAQFPGRLFSREELIRLVWGEDYEGDDRTVDVHIKRLRQRFADYADDFVIQTVRGIGYKIEVKSP encoded by the coding sequence ATGAAACAACTGCTTGTGGCGGACGATGATGCAAACATCAGGGCGTTGCTGCGGCATGTCATGACGAGAGAAGGATATAAGGTGCACGAAGCGAAGGATGGGCTCGAAGCGGTCAAACTGCTGCAAAAGGAAACCATCGATCTGGCGATCCTCGATATTATGATGCCTGGCATGGACGGACTGGAATTGTGCGATTTCATCCGCCAGAACTACGATCTCCCGATCATGCTGCTTACGGCAAAGGATCAATTGGCGGACAAGCGGGAGGGATATCTGAAAGGGACGGACGAATACGTGACCAAGCCGTTCGAGCCCGAGGAGCTGGTATATCGGGTCCAGGCGCTGTTTCGGCGCTACAATCGCACCTTCAGCGACCTCATTCGCATGAACCGCATCGTCATTGATCGGAAAAACGTAGAAGTGTCGGACGGGCAATCGCTTCTTTTTTTGCCGATGAAGGAGTTTGAGCTGCTCTCGCAATTGGCGCAGTTTCCGGGCCGTTTGTTCTCCCGCGAAGAGCTGATCCGGTTGGTTTGGGGCGAGGACTATGAAGGGGATGACCGTACGGTGGACGTGCACATCAAACGGCTCAGGCAGCGATTTGCCGACTATGCGGATGATTTCGTCATTCAGACGGTACGCGGCATCGGGTACAAGATCGAGGTGAAGTCGCCGTGA
- a CDS encoding ABC transporter ATP-binding protein codes for MSNRLEMHSITHAFEDGGSKRTILDKLELKVKEGELVAVMGPSGSGKSTFLSIAGALLEPTKGQVLLDGKPIQGKGKQGIADLRLQKIGFMFQSANLIPYLKVDEQLMLIAKLAGMDQGQAAKRINELLEKVGLSHRRKAYAEKLSGGERQRVAIARALMNDPAVLLADEPTASLDAERGLDVVRMLAAQVKEQRKSAVMVTHDERVLPFVDRVLFLKNGKLAAE; via the coding sequence ATGAGTAACCGACTGGAAATGCACAGCATAACGCATGCCTTCGAAGATGGAGGCAGCAAACGCACGATCCTGGACAAGCTGGAGCTGAAGGTGAAAGAAGGGGAATTGGTAGCGGTCATGGGTCCGTCGGGCTCCGGAAAAAGCACGTTCCTGTCCATCGCTGGTGCGCTGCTTGAACCGACGAAAGGACAAGTGCTGCTGGACGGCAAGCCGATCCAAGGCAAAGGCAAGCAGGGGATCGCCGACCTGCGGCTGCAGAAGATCGGATTTATGTTCCAAAGCGCGAATTTGATTCCGTACCTGAAGGTTGATGAGCAGTTGATGCTGATCGCAAAGCTGGCAGGAATGGATCAAGGGCAGGCGGCGAAACGAATCAACGAATTGCTCGAGAAGGTGGGGTTGTCCCACCGCCGCAAAGCGTATGCCGAAAAGCTGTCGGGCGGGGAACGCCAACGGGTTGCGATTGCTCGTGCCCTGATGAACGATCCGGCCGTGCTGCTCGCGGATGAGCCGACCGCCAGCCTGGACGCCGAGCGCGGGCTCGACGTTGTGCGCATGCTGGCTGCTCAAGTGAAGGAGCAGCGCAAGAGCGCGGTCATGGTAACCCATGATGAACGCGTGCTGCCATTCGTGGACCGGGTGCTGTTCTTGAAGAACGGCAAGCTGGCTGCAGAGTAA
- a CDS encoding histidine phosphatase family protein produces MDISFVRHGHAEHLLDYPHRLNTTHPGLTPQGKRQVEHLHARCFIHLNDAILISPTKRTIETAFILAGSNHPGMIVTPLVGPRMFPQHPEYSFLACDRIYSREEVGRAVPQANIWDGEMDCWEGGEGINRMEQKRFEAQASRLLEWVREKADRAWIISHDGTITHYRLLLGEQGLSRQDFLGEAGMHTISI; encoded by the coding sequence ATGGACATTAGCTTTGTTAGACATGGACATGCGGAACATCTGCTGGATTACCCGCATCGGTTGAATACGACGCATCCTGGCCTTACGCCACAGGGGAAACGACAGGTGGAGCACTTGCATGCCAGATGTTTTATCCACCTTAATGATGCAATCCTTATAAGTCCGACAAAAAGAACGATTGAAACGGCATTCATTTTGGCGGGAAGCAATCATCCGGGGATGATCGTTACACCGCTCGTCGGGCCGAGAATGTTTCCACAGCATCCGGAGTATTCGTTTTTAGCATGCGACCGCATCTATTCCCGAGAAGAAGTGGGCAGGGCTGTTCCGCAAGCCAACATTTGGGATGGGGAAATGGACTGTTGGGAAGGGGGCGAGGGCATCAACCGGATGGAGCAAAAACGTTTCGAGGCGCAAGCCTCCCGGCTGCTGGAATGGGTGCGAGAAAAGGCTGACCGGGCGTGGATCATCTCGCATGATGGCACGATTACGCATTATCGTTTGCTGTTAGGAGAACAGGGCTTGTCCAGACAGGACTTTCTTGGTGAAGCAGGGATGCATACGATAAGTATTTAG
- a CDS encoding ABC transporter ATP-binding protein: MNAIEARHLTKRYPQFTVDNVSLNVKKGYITGLIGPNGVGKSTVIKMILGLVRPDQGNVKIFGRDMSKHEVEIKQRIGIVSDECFYYEHLNIRDLKKMIAPFYDRWNEGKFNDLLEQFELSPRKKVEELSKGMKIKLALALALSHDAELLIMDEPTSGLDPVFRREMLDLLADMMQDENKSIMFSTHITTDLDRIADYIAFIHRGKLVFNEAKEEVLERYAIVKGGPELLDADIRSEFVGIRETAVGFEGLVGNRSHAKQLFGHDALLEKASLEDIMYFTAKGGRIHA; this comes from the coding sequence ATGAATGCCATTGAAGCACGCCATCTTACCAAAAGGTACCCTCAGTTTACCGTGGACAATGTGTCCCTGAACGTGAAGAAAGGATATATCACCGGCTTGATCGGCCCGAACGGCGTCGGCAAAAGCACGGTGATCAAAATGATTCTCGGCCTGGTTCGCCCAGACCAAGGAAACGTGAAAATATTCGGCAGGGACATGTCCAAGCATGAAGTAGAGATCAAGCAGCGTATCGGGATTGTATCCGATGAATGCTTTTATTACGAGCATCTGAATATCCGTGACCTGAAAAAAATGATCGCCCCCTTCTACGACCGCTGGAATGAAGGGAAATTTAACGATTTGCTGGAGCAGTTCGAGCTGTCTCCCCGGAAGAAGGTCGAAGAGCTGTCCAAAGGTATGAAAATCAAGCTGGCGCTGGCCCTTGCGCTATCCCACGATGCCGAGCTTCTGATCATGGACGAACCGACCTCCGGGCTGGACCCCGTGTTCCGCCGGGAGATGCTGGACCTGCTTGCGGATATGATGCAAGACGAGAACAAGTCGATCATGTTCTCAACGCATATCACGACGGATCTCGACCGCATCGCGGATTACATTGCCTTCATTCATCGCGGCAAGCTGGTGTTCAATGAAGCCAAAGAGGAAGTGCTGGAGCGGTACGCCATCGTCAAAGGAGGCCCGGAGCTGCTGGATGCGGACATTCGCAGCGAATTCGTCGGCATTCGCGAGACGGCGGTCGGTTTTGAAGGATTGGTGGGTAACCGGAGTCATGCTAAACAATTGTTCGGGCACGATGCCTTGCTGGAGAAAGCTTCGCTGGAGGACATCATGTATTTCACGGCAAAAGGAGGACGCATTCATGCTTAA
- a CDS encoding helix-turn-helix domain-containing protein, with product MKTNNYSAISSVIIGLSIIIGSWIFVSNQPESIIVDTSVPTVASSSNPNEYGPILSIAEAADYLNLSENDVQNIIASEQKKLNDNGTFPGTMFPYFKIGEVIYVSKEGLAVWLADTIEQKRQYLNGTVLQ from the coding sequence ATGAAAACCAATAACTATTCCGCCATATCCAGCGTGATTATCGGGTTGTCCATCATTATAGGAAGCTGGATTTTCGTGAGCAATCAACCAGAGTCGATCATCGTGGACACAAGCGTCCCAACCGTCGCGTCGTCGTCTAATCCTAATGAATACGGGCCGATTTTAAGTATCGCTGAGGCGGCCGATTATCTGAATCTCTCGGAAAACGATGTTCAAAATATTATCGCTTCCGAACAGAAGAAACTAAATGATAATGGAACTTTTCCAGGAACGATGTTCCCCTATTTCAAAATCGGCGAGGTGATATATGTGAGCAAAGAAGGATTGGCTGTGTGGCTTGCAGATACGATCGAGCAAAAGAGACAGTATCTTAACGGCACCGTGCTGCAATAA